One genomic region from Anopheles bellator chromosome 2, idAnoBellAS_SP24_06.2, whole genome shotgun sequence encodes:
- the LOC131207502 gene encoding uncharacterized protein LOC131207502, with protein sequence MTSKPEPDKLGRNMKALPASCQKLADGIQQSWNRAIPENDYIQLGTLRYGVRLSNTGLLDGGGKSTHQHQPMDDVPGSDSRGSITSYELATNGDGGRGGESVHSPGGSVSSSSGGGGGGGEKPHCCCIGSSGVELPWTNTYARTKLPIPSGGAAKNRKSSPSASTASTAAAAATVGGSPVAASTDRASFLDQQQRALRPLPLAPTGRSNGHVALSPSAHPYGHGSGDTLSLPGGYSNGHNSNNNGYHSISPTGGSSSTSSVNGGRNADDPQQYPVGDNSPRCSAVVCCYGTTTGSAKCKRQKRSPVADGADFTLQHHPHPHQHPHDRHDRSAIDERAWSGTASDRREPRLVRSSGECDDEGGSTAGGPDCGGGVGISSGSLYRPDGGGNLNLNPRNAPQHQQLQQQARWRRKDANINNFEKKRISSEPEEGCFGSIGKGTVRLLAGEAGLSVVSAASPPASSCSPPSTGYPIQDPDPPSPGVWGAPSSDSVVGQRRRVLQPPSSLPVVKSYSFHRDRSGSPGAGQLFESPLFDSFVGRNKSFRNANNARRLARPQAAVRDGPIDGAVAVARHTSDGVPSSLVPYRVSVTRKSSLPSQPPGSGQTGQTAGGRGSVDECYPFDKSTCQPECILTPRSHRKHPCSDAINEIRLQSLSKYCNQLLLAGATRQVVPEQPGGEFRRGPVPRTVDDLEEEIGYIDSSDPSPGIGDDRHNGHSLTVAASKHRRAGPHPRYHQQQQQHSSIITHSTVRIAAAIVSGGVDGGTLPVTSPSVSDDHRNNYIDSSSDELSSVCSGFEQLARACSSGSTVPSRADEVDVRPYQASHSARNASNATTVDQYSESALPPTGIVSCASGILVAYGCNSDDHSSGSGSSSSSSRATVNGGAGSPVSSSASHGGLNCFGRTASSHFHAAGDKTIMEKRSSNTLDRLQRLVKKSTSGLNEKNSSSGTGCPVSSSGGKTERLRELTDLLKGSGRAPPPVPPPRRAKHTQSIDRSSFERPTASSASSLLNIDGLRCAPDTASTESDLLLRQGKGSRSVDLPYRFAADSQRMSTPSSPQTEHKPMSLRANVSTSNLEALHESRRAPPKPSVGEECKSETALKLDDEELFAKLSRPESRTIVGSYTQKTIPFRSASFSQVDYSSGKYIRSALGALKSSLLQKGKDSLAAAAAAAPSVDDKDSTTGSGSPVELFRFHPGDPGDTLAAGCAPDDTDVAKLTIKKTELSINLAPLEYDYGRPSHDERLKQRLGDGKDLVSSNRNSDIETIVEDPVAEHVESVENGTGEAGDPTTGSISVMQASEMVLVEPLVEEGIPITPSALSKDDECLQQATTCLIPVPVYDCVVSEWSTARPSEQWIDASMTEYAKFSDCLDSIKEVNESVLSDPPQTPADEDDFPGEKITVEGPPQVIEPQTSVELSEDGTSEAAEGENGSSEDPSEPLLCTPPVSIIFTEPESTEFTTIVDGGGAGGGMHKVSVMLDDGSEVVEVVEVRKRHSNQEDTGGGGDTPNCRHSNEGDEKRRLESRKSRRKGIYIQWPAIDGHSELEPELGESGLSDPAVTNEVTGVGWSAECGLGRGHEKDSSLELSGESFTDLSVRDEAGDSLGADPVERSGNCSPDGARYRLDPTTPESDPGKAGPVWPGSKGGSNRRQSLTYQSSDEKDDTLPTAPTLAVRSLKTLFLRSDSVSDNESDRASSRDRTSASPAPGGGDPDLRRYSKRPLRGPYGQMLEAEMKKPTTKVQYNEILEELTRNESHGSLTSVTRNRTSAGSQSMDETNDRHGGGKASGKPRKASANLPVPTHVRTASSPSKLSDSSSSNAWAATVATQSAAKRHLSNIEQRSTDSDRSEKSTGGGGKKFSLDSHHGEKLSKRASEGGGIVREKPSSKRSGSSASDKQPKRSLDEVRLSQTSRTPSERSITLVPDAAGTPKGMAASPELLAELLKGSSEKLITEQLTTGSAPGNNGNPSTALPSAVLNCLDTRTHVVVELFNTEKSYVESLQTIVLKYLNQLKSSENSALVDAQTVDEIFFMVPAILNIHERFLEELRRRLDSWDKMQMIGDAFVDVFSRPVILDTYTAFVNNWNRAKDAIRSARQKCPAFARFLEAMAREHKGKLSLDNLLIKPVQKFPNYELIFTRLIKHTDVAHPDQKPLQEALKLVHDILMFLNCKEKEALENGQRETALRELEGVIEGMNDLVTPERAFLRRDLVSMSSGQVTLKERGFFLFNDLLVITSIKRRSGTIRKTNMTCPGSVASTLDTNKYKYLTKISLDDLEIVKSKDENVRRIMKEIEHLTDDSGKLVQISDLTASLRCSHGPLEEAIRDLQREIQRQLAERQTNDAQLNVLELTLNTSNGIQNMTVVFSKPDKRTEWEETFTEAKQKLANSVERSQVPEFFVSVPIRKTRAGLQFTCASPTLGTQKDVWVCNSDGYVGQVCVLSLVPEPSVTSCNGVCNARILCVASVPASEERASSALMNVNISIVDATCNSNVVSKSAANSAVSSPAKSTERKGSFKHTCDHTSSRTASNESDIQLDSGSSSEDSEPESQPERACNTSQSCVSLTPNHRQQDPTATTACSMTAADVEPETQQSTMWLGTEDGCIHVYNCTDNIRIKKNKIKIPHVSAVYSILYLDNRVFVSLANGDVCVYSRDRTGWNVSSPLTVTVGTVTNPVIKLLNVHGKLWCAIQGTIKVLNTKSLQIDNQIQISNDSKPITNMTVLNDYVWISVQNSAHIKCCHHESFEVIFEVNLAPSVNKMLSNCDDIIRQHKAACLRVTSLLACKELIWVGTSAGVLLTIAAHNVAKGSSLPVVTGIPHGHTGHVRFLTYVESPDGIAGEESLALRDGSATSAMIASVGKTKGSLTSSQDLLVISGGDGYEDFRSTGNNTMSDVAGREDSTNHLLLWKV encoded by the exons ATGACCAGCAAACCGGAACCAGACAAATTGGGACGGAACATGAAAGCGCTGCCCGCGAGCTGCCAAAAACTGGCCGACGGCATCCAGCAGTCGTGGAACAG AGCAATCCCGGAAAATGACTACATCCAGCTCGGTACCCTCCGGTACGGTGTGCGCCTATCGAACACGGGCCTACTGGATGGCGGAGGCAAATCCactcaccagcaccagccgatGGATGATGTGCCGGGCAGTGACTCCCGTGGATCGATCACTTCTTACGAACTCGCAACgaacggtgatggtggccgtggcggcgaAAGTGTCCACAGTCCGGGCGGCAGCGTtagtagcagcagtggcggtggcggcggaggaggagaAAAGCCCCATTGCTGTTGTATCGGATCGAGTGGCGTGGAGCTGCCGTGGACGAACACTTATGCTCGCACCAAACTACCCATTCCGAGTGGAGGCGCCG CTAAGAATAGAAAATCATCTCCCTCAGCATCGACAgcatcgacggcggcggcggcggcgacggtgggtGGTTCGCCAGTAGCAGCATCAACCGACCGGGCCTCGTTTCTGGACCAGCAACAGCGAGCGTTGAGGCCGCTTCCACTGGCACCCACTGGTCGGAGCAACGGCCACGTCGCTCTCAGTCCGTCGGCGCACCCGTACGGTCACGGAAGCGGCGACACGCTATCCTTGCCTGGTGGCTACAGTAACGgtcacaacagcaacaacaacggttaTCACAGCATCAGTcccaccggtggcagcagcagtaccagcAGCGTTAACGGAGGGCGTAACGCTGACGATCCGCAGCAGTACCCGGTGGGCGACAACTCACCTCGCTGCTCGGCAGTTGTCTGCTGTTACGGCACTACGACCGGAAGTGCCAAGTGCAAGAGACAGAAACGCTCTCCAGTGGCGGACGGAGCTGACTTCACTCTTCAACACCACCCGCACCCGCACCAGCATCCTCACGATCGGCACGATCGGTCAGCGATCGATGAACGGGCGTGGAGTGGAACGGCGTCCGATCGGCGCGAGCCGCGCCTGGTGAGGAGCAGCGGTGAGTGCGACGATGAAGGTGGAAGTACCGCCGGCGGTCCCgactgtggcggcggcgtcggcatATCAAGTGGCAGCTTGTATCGGcccgatggcggtggcaatttaaatttaaatccgAGAAACGCACCACAacaccagcagctgcagcaacaggcgCGTTGGCGCAGAAAAGATGCGAACATAAATAATTTCGAGAAAAAGAGAATTTCGTCCGAACCGGAGGAGGGCTGCTTTGGATCGATCGGGAAAGGCACGGTCCGATTGCTCGCTGGCGAAGCTGGTCTGAGCGTGGTTTCGGCTGCATCACCACCTGCGTCGTCCTGCTCGCCACCATCCACGGGGTACCCGATTCAGGATCCCGATCCGCCCAGTCCCGGAGTGTGGGGTGCCCCGTCATCCGATAGTGTCGTTGGACAGCGACGCCGAGTCCTTCAACCGCCGTcctcgctgccggtggtgaaGTCGTACAGCTTTCATCGGGATCGCTCCGGATCGCCCGGCGCTGGTCAGCTGTTCGAGTCGCCGcttttcgattcgttcgtcGGCCGAAATAAATCGTTTCGTAACGCAAACAACGCGAGACGATTGGCCCGGCCCCAGGCGGCTGTCCGAGATGGTCCGATCGATGGCGCAGTAGCCGTAGCGAGGCACACGAGCGACGGCGTGCCGTCGTCGCTAGTTCCGTACCGGGTGAGCGTAACGCGCAAATCTTCGCTGCCTTCGCAGCCACCGGGCAGCGGGCAGACGGGCCAGACGGCGGGTGGCCGGGGATCGGTCGATGAGTGCTATCCGTTCGACAAGTCCACCTGCCAGCCGGAGTGTATCCTGACGCCTCGgtcccaccggaagcacccgTGCAGTGATGCGATCAACGAGATCCGGCTGCAATCGCTCAGCAAGTACTGcaaccagctgctgctggccggcgcAACCCGGCAGGTGGTCCCCGAGCAGCCGGGCGGCGAGTTTCGCCGTGGGCCAGTGCCACGAACCGTCGACGATCTGGAGGAGGAGATCGGTTACATTGACTCATCGGATCCGTCGCCGGGGATCGGGGATGACCGTCACAACGGGCACAGTCTgaccgtcgccgccagcaaGCACCGACGGGCGGGCCCGCACCCCCGttaccaccagcaacaacaacaacattcgtCGATCATCACCCACAGCACGGTCCGGATCGCGGCCGCCATCGTGAGCGGCGGCGTCGACGGTGGCACTTTGCCAGTAACCTCACCGAGTGTTAGTGACGATCACAGAAACAATTACATCGACTCGTCCTCGGACGAGCTGAGCAGTGTGTGCAGTGGGTTCGAGCAGCTAGCGCGCGCCTGTAGTAGTGGCAGCACCGTGCCGAGCAGGGCCGACGAGGTGGACGTTCGCCCGTACCAGGCGTCTCATTCCGCGCGTAACGCCAGTAACGCAACCACCGTTGATCAGTACTCCGAAAGCGCCTTACCACCGACGGGTATAGTTTCCTGCGCCAGTGGCATCCTAGTAGCCTATGGCTGCAACAGTGATGACCAtagcagtggcagtggcagtagcagcagtagtag CCGCGCcacggtgaacggtggtgCTGGCAGCCCCGTTTCGTCCTCTGCGTCGCACGGTGGGCTGAACTGCTTCGGAAGAACCGCTTCCTCACACTTCCATGCGGCCGGGGACAAAACG ATAATGGAGAAGCGTAGCAGTAATACCCTCGACCGTCTGCAGCGGTTGGTGAAGAAAAGCACCTCGGGACTGAATGAAaagaacagcagcagtggcacGGGCTGTCCAGTCAGTTCGAGCGGCGGCAAAACGGAGCGATTGCGCGAGTTAACCGATCTGCTGAAGGGCAGCGGTAGAGCTCCACCACCGGTACCGCCTCCTCGGCGTGCCAAGCACACCCAAAGCATCGATCGCAGCTCGTTCGAGCGTCCGACAGCCTCGTCCGCTTCTAGTCTACTCAACATTGAtgggctgcgctgcgctccCGACACGGCGTCGACCGAATcggacctgctgctgcggcaggGTAAAGGATCGCGCTCGGTCGACCTGCCGTACCGCTTTGCCGCCGACAGCCAACGCATGTCGACGCCGAGCTCGCCGCAAACGGAGCACAAACCGATGAGCCTGCGGGCGAACGTGAGCACCTCGAACCTGGAGGCGCTGCACGAGAGCCGCCGGGCCCCGCCGAAGCCGTCCGTGGGCGAGGAGTGCAAATCGGAGACGGCCCTCAAGCtggacgacgaggagctgTTCGCGAAACTGTCCCGCCCGGAGTCACGCACGATCGTTGGCTCGTACACGCAGAAAACGATCCCGTTCCGCAGTGCATCCTTCTCGCAGGTCGACTACTCCTCCGGCAAGTACATCCGGTCGGCGCTCGGGGCGCTCAAGAGCAGCCTGCTGCAGAAGGGCAAAGACtcactggcggcggcggcggcagcggcacccAGTGTGGACGACAAGGATAGCACCACCGGTAGCGGTAGTCCGGTGGaactgtttcgttttcatccCGGCGACCCAGGCGATACGCTGGCCGCTGGTTGCGCACCGGACGACACGGATGTGGCCAAGTTGACGATTAAAAAGACAGAGCTAAGCATAAATCTGGCACCGCTCGAGTACGACTACGGGCGGCCATCGCACGACGAGCGGCTGAAGCAGCGACTCGGCGACGGCAAGGACCTCGTCTCGTCGAACCGCAACTCGGACATTGAAACGATTGTCGAAGATCCGGTGGCGGAGCATGTCGAAAGCGTGGAAAACGGGACGGGCGAGGCCGGCGACCCGACGACCGGCAGCATCAGCGTGATGCAAGCGTCCGAGATGGTACTGGTGGAACCGTTGGTGGAGGAAGGCATTCCGATCACACCGAGCGCGCTGTCGAAGGACGACGAGTGTTTGCAGCAGGCCACGACCTGCCTCATCCCGGTGCCCGTGTACGACTGTGTGGTCAGCGAGTGGAGCACGGCGCGGCCCTCGGAGCAGTGGATTGACGCGTCGATGACGGAGTACGCCAAGTTTTCCGACTGTCTCGACAGCATCAAGGAGGTCAACGAGAGCGTGCTCAGTGACCCGCCCCAGACGCCCGCGGACGAAGATGACTTTCCCGGGGAGAAGATTACCGTCGAAGGGCCCCCGCAGGTCATCGAACCACAGACGAGCGTAGAGCTCTCCGAGGACGGTACGTCGGAGGCGGCCGAAGGCGAAAACGGTTCCTCGGAGGATCCGAGCGAACCGTTGCTGTGCACCCCGCCGGTGTCGATCATtttcaccgaaccggaaagcaCCGAGTTCACGACGatcgtcgacggtggcggcgcaggTGGCGGCATGCACAAGGTGTCGGTCATGCTGGACGATGGCAGCGAGGTGGTGGAAGTGGTAGAGGTGCGGAAGCGCCACAGCAACCAGGAGgacaccggtggcggtggcgacacACCCAACTGTCGCCATTCGAACGAAGGGGACGAAAAGCGACGGCTGGAGTCGCGCAAATCGCGCCGCAAGGGTATCTACATCCAGTGGCCCGCCATCGATGGCCACAGCGAgctggaaccggaactggGCGAAAGTGGGCTCTCCGACCCGGCGGTCACCAACGAGGTCACCGGTGTGGGCTGGAGTGCTGAGTGCGGCCTGGGGCGGGGTCACGAAAAGGACTCGAGCCTGGAGCTGAGCGGCGAAAGCTTTACCGATCTGAGTGTGCGCGACGAAGCGGGCGACAGTTTGGGGGCCGATCCGGTCGAACGGTCCGGAAACTGTTCACCGGACGGAGCCCGGTATCGGTTGGATCCGACCACGCCCGAATCGGACCCGGGCAAGGCGGGGCCGGTTTGGCCGGGCAGCAAGGGCGGCAGCAATCGGCGCCAGAGCCTCACCTACCAGAGTTCGGACGAAAAGGACGATACGCTTCCAACGGCGCCCACGTTGGCCGTACGCTCGCTGAAAACCCTGTTCCTGCGGTCGGACTCGGTGTCGGACAACGAGAGTGACCGGGCGTCGTCGCGGGATCGCACGAGCGCCTCGCccgcccccggtggtggcgatccGGACCTGAGGCGCTACTCGAAGCGACCGCTGCGTGGTCCCTACGGTCAGATGCTGGAGGCCGAAATGAAGAAGCCCACCACGAAGGTGCAGTACAATGAAATCCTGGAGGAGCTGACGCGCAACGAAAG CCATGGTTCGCTCACGAGCGTTACACGGAATCGCACCAGCGCCGGAAGTCAGTCGATGGACGAAACGAACGATCGGCACGGCGGTGGCAAGGCTTCGGGGAAGCCACGGAAAGCGAGTGCCAATCTGCCGGTCCCCACGCACGTCCGGACCGCTTCCAGCCCGTCCAAGCTGTCCGATTCCTCGTCGTCGAATGCGTGGGCCGCCACGGTTGCTACCCAAAGCGCAGCGAAACGTCACCTCAGCAACATCGAACAGCGCAGCACGGACTCGGACCGGTCGGAGAAGTcgactggcggtggtggcaagaAGTTCTCGCTGGACAGCCACCACGGCGAGAAGCTGTCCAAGCGGGCATCCGAAGGCGGAGGGATCGTGCGCGAGAAGCCCAGCAGCAAGCGCAGTGGGTCGAGTGCGAGCGACAAGCAACCGAAACGCAGCCTGGACGAGGTCCGACTGTCACAGACCAGCCGCACGCCATCGGAGAGAAGTATCACGCTGGTGCCGGATGCGGCGGGGACACCGAAAGGCATGGCGGCATCgccggagctgctggccgagctgCTCAAGGGTTCGAGCGAGAAGCTCATTACCGAGCAGCTGACGACGGGCAGTGCACCGGGCAACAATGGCAATCCGAGCACCGCCCTGCCATCGGCTGTGCTGAACTGTTTG GATACACGAACACACGTGGTGGTCGAGCTGTTCAACACGGAAAAGTCGTACGTGGAATCGCTGCAAACAATAGTGCTG AAATACTTGAATCAACTGAAGTCGTCCGAAAACTCGGCCTTGGTCGATGCACAAACGGTGGACGAGATTTTCTTCATGGTCCCGGCGATACTCAACATACACGAGCGCTTCTTGGAGGAGCTGCGCCGCCGGCTGGACTCCTGggacaaaatgcaaatgataGGGGACGCGTTCGTCGATGTG TTTTCTCGCCCAGTCATACTCGATACGTACACGGCGTTCGTTAACAACTGGAACCGGGCGAAGGATGCGATACGCAGTGCGAGACAGAAGTGCCCGGCGTTTGCGAGGTTTCTGGAGGCGATGGCCCGCGAGCAcaagggaaaactttcgctcgACAACCTGCTGATCAAGCCCGTACAAAAGTTTCCCAA CTATGAACTCATTTTTACAAGACTGATTAAGCACACGGATGTGGCACACCCGGACCAGAAGCCCTTGCAGGAAGCTTTAAAACTGGTGCACGATATTCTGATGTTTCTCAACTGCAAGGAAAAGGAAGCCCTCGAGAACGGGCAACGCGAGACGGCCCTGCGCGAGCTCGAGGGTGTGATCGAGGGTATGAACGATCTGGTGACACCCGAGCGGGCCTTCCTCCGGCGCGACCTCGTGTCGATGTCGTCGGGCCAGGTAACGCTCAAGGAGCGGGGCTTTTTCCTCTTCAACGATCTGCTAGTGATAACGAGCATAAAGCGACGAAGCGGTACGATTCGAAAAACGAACAT GACTTGCCCAGGAAGTGTGGCTTCAACACTCGACACGAACAAATACAAATACCTTACCAAGATCTCTCTGGACGATTTGGAGATTGTGAAAT CTAAAGACGAGAATGTGAGGCGAATCATGAAAGAGATCGAACATCTAACGGACGACAGTGGGAAGCTGGTGCAAATATCGGACCTTACCGCCAGTCTCCGGTGTTCCCATGGACCGCTCGAGGAAGCGATCCGCGATCTTCAGCGCGAAATTCAACGACAACTGGCCGAACGGCAAACGAACGATGCTCAGTTGAACGTGCTAGAGCTTACGCTGAACACCTC CAATGGCATTCAGAACATGACGGTGGTCTTCTCGAAACCGGACAAACGCACGGAGTGGGAAGAAACGTTCACGGAGGCCAAGCAAAAGCTAGCGAACAGTGTTGAGCGCAGTCAAGTTCCCGAATTCTTCGTGTCCGTGCCGATCCGTAAAACCCGGGCTGGACTCCAATTTACTTGTGCCTCACCGACACTGGGTACGCAGAAGGATGTTTGGGTGTGCAATAGTGACGGCTACGTAGGGCAGGTCTGTGTGCTCAGTCTCGTGCCGGAGCCATCTGTAACGAGTTGCAACGGTGTGTGCAATGCGAGGATTCTGTGCGTTGCATCGGTGCCCGCTAGCGAAGAGCG GGCTAGCTCAGCGTTGATGAATGTGAATATATCCATAGTCGATGCCACCTGCAACAGTAACGTAGTCAGCAAGTCAGCGGCAAACTCGGCTGTAAGTTCGCCGGCTAAaagcacggaacggaaaggatcGTTCAAGCACACCTGCGACCACACGAGTAGTCGGACGGCCAGCAACGAGTCCGACATTCAGCTGGATTCGGGCAGCTCAAGTGAAGATTCCGAGCCCGAAAGTCAACCGGAGCGGGCTTGCAATACTAGCCAGTCGTGCGTCTCGCTGACACcaaaccaccggcagcaggacCCAACGGCGACTACGGCTTGCTCGATGACGGCTGCCGATGTAGAGCCGGAAACTCAGCAATCGACCATGTGGCTCGGAACGGAGGACGGCTGTATTCACGTGTACAACTGCACGGACAACATACGTATCAAAAAGAACAAGATTAAAATACCACACGTCAGTGCGGTGTACTCAATACTCTATCTCGACAACCGAGTCTTCGTTTCACTGGCCAATGGTGATGTGTGTGTTTACTCTCGCGACCGAA CTGGTTGGAACGTTTCTTCCCCCTTGACGGTCACGGTCGGTACGGTGACAAATCCGGTAATAAAGCTCTTGAACGTACACGGAAAACTTTGGTGTGCAATACAGGGCACCATTAAAGTATTAAACACTAAAAGTTTACAG ATTGataatcaaattcaaatctcAAACGACTCAAAACCAATCACAAATATGACAGTATTAAACGATTACGTGTGGATTTCGGTGCAGAACTCGGCACACATCAAGTGCTGCCACCATGAAAG CTTTGAGGTTATATTTGAAGTTAACCTGGCACCGTCGGTCAACAAGATGCTTTCGAACTGTGATGACATCATCCGGCAGCACAAGGCTGCCTGCCTACGGGTAACTTCGTTGCTGGCCTGCAAGGAGCTCATCTGGGTTGGGACCAGTGCTGGCGTGCTGCTTACGATTGCGGCGCACAACGTGGCCAAAGGTTCCTCACTGCCTGTCGTCACGG GTATTCCACACGGTCACACCGGCCACGTACGATTCCTGACCTATGTCGAGTCTCCGGACGGTATTGCGGGCGAAGAATCACTGGCATTGCGTGACGGATCTGCAACGAGCGCAATGATCGCTTCCGTTGGCAAGACAAAGGGTAGCCTGACAAGCAGTCAGGATTTACTCGTCATatccggtggcgatggttaCGAGGATTTCCgcagcaccggcaacaacACAATGAGCGATGTCGCCGGGCGTGAGGATAGCACCAACCATTTGTTGCTGTGGAAAGTGTAA
- the LOC131211027 gene encoding uncharacterized protein LOC131211027, whose protein sequence is MPKTQETKFINSLFLTNLIQSQYGESEVKIKVYDVEPATADINDPYARSSMNRILVKYTSKVNPNDAAITFVAKIKPCEGHLVQQFQKTDVFEKEIYMYKVVLPTMVNMIAKLGSVIQLAPHLIYSSEVPSDLVVLEDLTVRGFSVENQTLGITLEQSRMALEKLAFFHAASACMLAENAQVFAKFGKGTFHNEYKDKLKYFPDVLSTVYELAAELGLGAETAAKLKQLPPKTIQKAVEAYESDFKGFKVLNHGDFWTNNILFQYQSNELADSLFVDFQNCVVGSPIIDLVYFLATSPAYDVLQKHKDELVFVYHETLVLLLQKLSYTKTIPKLMDLQVELLKHGSLQVIYSLAVSPFLRTKDAQNTPPMQPTLHNPNQHADVKQILRAHAPNIVAQLRAFEVIGLLDWGATESKIKGLMSRFQR, encoded by the exons ATGCCTAAAACGCAGGAAACGAAGTTCATCAACTCGCTGTTTTTGACTAACCTCATCCAGTCGCAGTATGGTGAGTCGGAGGTGAAGATCAAGGTGTACGATGtcgaaccggccaccgccgataTCAACGATCCGTACGCGAGATCGTCGATGAACCGCATCCTGGTGAA GTACACCTCGAAGGTGAACCCGAACGATGCGGCGATTACGTTCGTGGCTAAAATCAAGCCTTGCGAGGGTCACCTAGTGCAGCAGTTTCAGAAAACGGACGTGTttgaaaaggaaatttatATGTACAAGGTCGTACTGCCCACGATGGTCAACATGATCGCGAAACTGGGCAGCGTTATCCAACTGGCGCCACA TCTAATCTACTCATCAGAGGTCCCCTCGGATCTGGTCGTGCTGGAGGATCTTACTGTGCGTGGATTCAGCGTGGAAAACCAAACGCTCGGTATAACGCTAGAGCAAAGCCGCATGGCCCTAGAGAAGCTGGCCTTCTTCCACGCGGCCAGCGCTTGCATGCTGGCAGAAAACGCGCAAGTGTTTGCCAAGTTCGGCAAAGGAACGTTCCACAACGAGTACAAGGACAAGTTGAAATATTTCCCGGATGTGCTGAGCACCGTGTACGAGCTCGCCGCCGAACTCGGGCTCGGCGCGGAGACAGCGGCGAAGCTTAAACAACTGCCACCCAAAACGATTCAGAAGGCGGTCGAGGCTTACGAGAGTGACTTCAAGGGATTCAAGGTGCTCAACCATGGAGACTTCTGGACCAACAACATACTGTTCCAGTATCAGTCGAACGAGTTGGCAGATTCACTTTTC GTTGATTTCCAGAACTGTGTCGTGGGTTCGCCGATCATCGATCTGGTGTACTTTTTGGCCACCTCGCCTGCCTACGACGTCCTGCAGAAGCACAAGGACGAgctggtgtttgtttaccACGAAAcgctagtgctgctgctgcagaaaCTAAGTTACACCAAAACGATTCCAAAGCTGATGGATTTACAGGTGGAGCTGTTGAAGCACGGTTCACTGCAAGTGATCTACTCGCTGGCCGTTTCGCCGTTCCTGCGCACCAAAGATGCTCAAAATACGCCGCCCATGCAACCGACACTGCACAATCCTAACCAGCACGCCGACGTGAAGCAGATCCTGCGAGCGCACGCACCGAACATTGTGGCTCAGCTCCGAGCATTCGAAGTGATCGGGCTGCTGGACTGGGGTGCAACGGAGAGCAAAATCAAGGGCCTAATGTCCCGGTTCCAGCGCTAG